One window from the genome of bacterium encodes:
- a CDS encoding cell wall metabolism sensor histidine kinase WalK, whose translation MRIRDSARSRNLGGTGLGSAVVKQITHAQNGFVTVNSKIGRGSTFTIHLPIKSAEALSLWRFLYYLKNKTSHRNVKQNRNTKYWNC comes from the coding sequence TTGCGGATTCGCGATTCCGCTCGAAGCCGGAATCTTGGCGGCACTGGTCTCGGATCAGCAGTCGTAAAACAAATAACTCATGCTCAAAATGGTTTCGTAACGGTGAATAGCAAAATCGGTCGGGGATCGACCTTTACCATCCATCTCCCCATCAAATCTGCCGAAGCGTTATCTCTTTGGCGATTTTTGTATTATCTAAAAAACAAAACATCGCATAGAAATGTAAAACAAAACCGTAATACAAAATATTGGAATTGTTAG
- a CDS encoding acyl-CoA carboxylase subunit beta: MTTTKQRILALEEHRSRIQEMGGKTRIAKQHSAAKLTARERVALLFDEGTFQEFGLFATAASDPNGEAYPSDGVVTGCGAIDGRLVFVAAQDFTVGGGAVGKMHAEKITTAMQEAMKCGAPFIQINDSGGARIQEGVDSLHGYGEIFYHNTLLSGVVPQISIVAGPCAGGAAYSPALTDFIIMVRNTAKMFITGPDVVKAVTGQCISSEELGGAEVASSISGIAHFVAEDDQDAIAISHKLLGFLPQNNTVDPLRLSAPGMLEFVADPALDALIPDDPREPYDVREAILRIVDQADFLEVQATFAPNIIVGFARLGGRSIGVIANQPMIKAGALDIDASDKASRFIRFCNSMNIPLVTLVDVPGFLPGIEQEHGGIIRHGAKMLFAYSAATVPKITLILRKAYGGAFLAMCGKAMGADRVFAWPTAEIAVMGADGAVNILYKKELDQASDPKALRKEKVEEYRLQHASPFVAAGHGQVDNIILPRDTREYLLFALETFSTKRELRPAKKHGCIPL; encoded by the coding sequence ATGACGACCACGAAACAACGCATCCTTGCACTGGAAGAACATCGCTCAAGAATTCAGGAGATGGGGGGCAAGACCCGCATCGCAAAGCAGCATAGTGCCGCCAAGTTAACAGCTCGCGAGCGGGTTGCATTGCTGTTTGACGAGGGCACTTTTCAGGAGTTTGGACTATTTGCGACCGCAGCCTCCGATCCCAATGGGGAAGCGTATCCGAGCGATGGCGTCGTCACCGGTTGCGGTGCAATCGATGGACGATTGGTTTTTGTCGCGGCTCAGGATTTTACAGTCGGCGGCGGTGCGGTCGGAAAAATGCATGCCGAGAAAATCACTACCGCCATGCAGGAAGCAATGAAATGCGGCGCTCCATTTATTCAAATCAACGATTCCGGTGGCGCTCGTATTCAAGAAGGAGTGGACTCGCTGCATGGGTACGGTGAAATTTTCTATCACAATACGCTGCTTTCTGGCGTCGTTCCACAGATTTCCATTGTCGCTGGTCCGTGTGCAGGTGGAGCCGCTTATTCTCCGGCGTTAACCGATTTTATAATCATGGTGAGAAATACTGCAAAGATGTTTATTACCGGTCCCGATGTTGTTAAAGCGGTTACTGGTCAATGCATTTCCTCAGAAGAGTTAGGCGGCGCTGAAGTCGCATCGAGCATTTCCGGTATCGCACACTTTGTCGCTGAAGATGATCAGGATGCCATCGCGATTTCTCACAAGTTGTTAGGTTTCCTTCCACAAAACAATACAGTAGATCCACTTCGGTTATCAGCGCCGGGGATGTTGGAGTTCGTCGCCGATCCTGCACTGGATGCATTAATTCCAGATGATCCCCGCGAACCTTACGATGTCCGCGAAGCGATTCTCCGGATCGTCGATCAAGCCGACTTTCTCGAAGTACAAGCGACATTTGCTCCCAACATTATCGTCGGATTCGCCCGGTTAGGCGGCCGTTCGATTGGTGTAATTGCCAATCAGCCGATGATAAAGGCTGGCGCACTGGACATCGATGCTTCGGACAAAGCCTCACGTTTCATTCGTTTCTGCAATTCGATGAATATCCCGTTAGTTACGCTTGTCGACGTTCCCGGCTTCTTGCCCGGCATTGAACAAGAACACGGCGGCATCATTCGTCATGGCGCGAAAATGTTGTTCGCCTATTCAGCGGCGACGGTTCCAAAAATCACACTGATTCTTCGCAAAGCTTACGGTGGCGCTTTCCTTGCGATGTGCGGTAAAGCGATGGGCGCTGATCGGGTGTTTGCTTGGCCGACCGCAGAAATTGCCGTCATGGGCGCTGATGGTGCAGTGAACATTCTGTATAAAAAAGAGTTGGATCAAGCGAGCGATCCGAAAGCATTGCGTAAGGAAAAGGTCGAGGAATACCGATTGCAACACGCCTCGCCGTTTGTCGCCGCCGGGCATGGACAAGTCGATAACATCATCCTTCCGCGCGACACCCGCGAGTATCTCCTTTTTGCATTAGAAACTTTCTCGACGAAGCGCGAATTACGTCCGGCGAAAAAACATGGATGTATTCCATTATGA
- a CDS encoding OadG family protein, translated as MSDNMSLGVLSMFVGMSTVMFVLGMLALLTKAYGIIDRYFEKPDVPEEKPSLEGEIDPLIIAAMMGAISTFSTKKFRITRIQYLDTSAQSTAWQDISRTQQLMGRTPIKRGGNR; from the coding sequence ATGTCTGACAATATGAGTCTTGGCGTTTTGTCAATGTTTGTTGGTATGAGCACAGTGATGTTTGTGCTCGGCATGTTGGCGTTACTCACTAAGGCGTATGGCATCATTGACCGTTATTTCGAGAAACCTGACGTCCCGGAAGAGAAACCATCGCTGGAGGGGGAAATCGATCCGCTAATCATTGCAGCGATGATGGGTGCGATTTCGACTTTCAGTACTAAAAAGTTTCGCATTACCCGTATCCAGTATCTTGATACCTCGGCGCAAAGCACTGCATGGCAAGACATTTCTCGAACACAACAACTAATGGGAAGAACTCCCATAAAACGAGGTGGTAACCGATGA
- a CDS encoding biotin/lipoyl-binding protein — MKKYQIHVNGVPYEVDVELIEDDEEEQHAPGAYIPTMLPRSDAPRTTPMPRVVTPTVRPVTKGSTADSSQVTSPLTGTVAKVAVKEGQNVKWHEVLLEIDAMKMITKIYAQDDGKVLKVHVKEGDAVQMGQQLLTMAEE, encoded by the coding sequence ATGAAAAAGTACCAGATTCACGTAAATGGCGTTCCCTATGAAGTGGACGTCGAACTGATCGAAGACGACGAAGAAGAACAGCATGCGCCCGGCGCATACATCCCGACGATGTTGCCGCGTAGCGACGCGCCGCGTACAACACCAATGCCGAGAGTCGTCACTCCCACCGTTCGACCAGTCACGAAAGGCAGCACAGCTGACTCTTCACAAGTCACATCGCCACTCACCGGTACAGTTGCGAAAGTTGCTGTGAAAGAGGGTCAAAACGTGAAGTGGCATGAAGTCTTGCTGGAAATCGATGCGATGAAGATGATTACCAAAATCTACGCGCAAGACGATGGTAAGGTGTTGAAGGTACATGTAAAAGAGGGCGATGCCGTTCAGATGGGACAGCAGCTGCTAACCATGGCAGAGGAGTAA
- a CDS encoding sodium ion-translocating decarboxylase subunit beta, which translates to MDFFTEVQRFLSLGGFAQLELGNIIMIGIAGLLFYLAIKHDFEPLLLLPIGFGALLANIPATGMMLAPHDGEIGGFFYYISKGVEWEIFPPIIFLGIGAMTDFGPLIANPSTLLLGAAAQLGVFIAMLGAIALGFTPQESAAIGIIGGADGPTSIFLTTKLAPHLLGPIAVAAYSYMALVPLIQPPIMRLLTTKKERLIIMENLRTVSKRERIVFPILVMIPSLLLVPVVAPLLGMLMLGNLFRESGVVQRLTKTAQNELINLVTIFLGTSVGMTMSAEVFLRWSSIKIIILGCIAFAFSTAGGVLLGKFFCWVTKGKVNPLIGSAGVSAVPMAARVSQKVGQEENNNNFLLMHAMGPNVAGVIGTAIAAGVLLSIMK; encoded by the coding sequence GTGGATTTCTTTACTGAAGTCCAGCGATTCCTTTCCCTCGGCGGTTTTGCCCAGCTCGAGTTGGGAAACATTATCATGATCGGCATTGCTGGATTGCTGTTCTATTTGGCAATCAAGCATGACTTTGAACCGCTGCTCCTGTTACCGATTGGGTTTGGAGCATTGCTGGCAAACATCCCCGCAACCGGGATGATGCTTGCGCCACACGATGGCGAAATCGGCGGATTTTTTTACTACATCTCGAAAGGGGTCGAGTGGGAAATCTTTCCACCGATAATCTTTCTCGGCATTGGCGCGATGACCGATTTCGGTCCGTTAATTGCTAACCCCTCTACCTTGCTACTCGGTGCAGCAGCGCAGCTTGGCGTGTTCATCGCCATGCTCGGCGCCATCGCCTTGGGATTCACTCCACAGGAATCCGCGGCAATTGGTATCATCGGTGGCGCTGATGGTCCTACCTCGATCTTTCTTACAACGAAGTTAGCGCCGCACCTTCTTGGTCCAATTGCAGTGGCGGCATATTCCTACATGGCATTAGTACCGCTAATTCAACCGCCAATTATGCGATTGCTAACCACGAAAAAGGAACGCTTGATTATCATGGAGAATCTCCGCACCGTTTCCAAACGTGAGCGGATTGTATTCCCCATTTTGGTGATGATACCAAGCCTATTGTTGGTGCCGGTAGTAGCGCCGTTGTTGGGTATGTTGATGCTTGGCAATCTGTTTCGCGAGAGCGGTGTTGTGCAACGGTTAACGAAGACCGCGCAAAACGAATTGATCAATCTGGTGACGATTTTTCTGGGAACGTCGGTTGGGATGACCATGAGTGCGGAAGTGTTTCTTCGCTGGTCATCGATTAAAATCATCATCTTAGGATGTATCGCGTTTGCGTTTTCAACGGCTGGTGGCGTATTGCTCGGAAAATTCTTTTGCTGGGTAACCAAAGGGAAGGTGAATCCGCTCATCGGCTCCGCCGGTGTGTCCGCAGTACCAATGGCGGCGCGGGTTTCGCAAAAAGTGGGACAAGAGGAAAATAACAACAACTTCCTCTTGATGCACGCGATGGGTCCGAATGTCGCCGGCGTCATCGGAACGGCAATCGCTGCCGGCGTATTGCTATCGATTATGAAGTAA
- a CDS encoding amidohydrolase family protein, whose product MATILRNGTILTQNQHREIFIGDVWIEGNRITKIVRSDDANPAANAVDWEDVSNVDCTGKYILPGFIQSHVHLCQTNLRNCGDDRELLPWLREIVWPGEAAHTYDSLYQTARLAIEELYRGGTTTVLTMETVQHTDAAIEAVIDGGIRAILGKALMDRDAGQPAALREDTALALSDADRLFTQWHGAANGRIGVCYAPRFVPTCSEALLRGVAARANERNALVHTHASENRGELELVKQLTGMENLPYLDSVGLLHEHSCIAHCIHLSTDDIALLKNRGSHVLHCPSANLKLASGLAPIHELLTAGVNVGLGADGAACNNNLDGLHEARLMPLLQNIRVGAGKVTAQVALDSLTIRGARALGLSESIGSLETGKLADVIVVNPNRPHAQGGADPISRLIYSCRADDVEMVWVNGVQLL is encoded by the coding sequence TTGGCAACAATTCTCCGCAACGGAACGATCCTAACCCAAAACCAGCATCGTGAGATATTCATCGGCGATGTTTGGATCGAAGGCAATCGCATCACGAAGATTGTTCGGTCTGATGACGCCAACCCTGCTGCCAATGCGGTCGATTGGGAAGACGTTAGCAACGTCGATTGTACCGGTAAATACATTCTCCCCGGTTTCATCCAAAGTCATGTACACCTTTGCCAGACCAACTTACGAAACTGTGGCGACGACCGTGAGTTATTGCCGTGGCTGCGGGAAATCGTTTGGCCGGGAGAAGCGGCGCATACTTACGACAGCTTGTACCAGACAGCGCGACTTGCCATTGAGGAATTGTATCGCGGCGGTACCACTACTGTCTTGACCATGGAGACGGTACAGCATACCGATGCCGCCATCGAAGCGGTAATCGACGGCGGTATTCGCGCGATATTGGGGAAAGCGTTGATGGATCGCGACGCCGGACAACCAGCCGCTTTGCGAGAAGATACTGCGCTTGCGCTATCCGATGCGGATCGGTTGTTCACACAATGGCATGGCGCGGCAAATGGGCGAATCGGTGTATGTTATGCGCCGCGATTTGTGCCGACCTGTTCGGAAGCATTATTGCGCGGCGTCGCCGCTCGGGCAAATGAGCGGAATGCGCTGGTGCATACGCATGCGAGTGAGAATCGTGGGGAATTGGAACTGGTGAAGCAACTGACTGGAATGGAAAATCTCCCTTATCTCGATTCCGTGGGACTGCTGCACGAGCATTCTTGTATAGCCCACTGTATCCATCTCTCGACCGATGATATCGCACTGCTAAAAAATCGCGGCTCTCACGTATTGCATTGCCCCTCGGCAAATCTGAAATTGGCGAGTGGGTTAGCGCCGATTCACGAATTGCTTACAGCTGGAGTAAATGTCGGTCTCGGTGCCGATGGCGCTGCTTGTAATAATAACCTCGACGGCTTGCACGAAGCGCGACTCATGCCGCTCTTGCAAAACATCCGGGTGGGAGCGGGAAAGGTTACCGCACAAGTCGCGCTCGATTCGTTAACGATTCGCGGCGCACGTGCGCTGGGATTGTCGGAATCGATTGGTTCGTTAGAGACTGGAAAGCTTGCTGATGTAATCGTCGTGAATCCGAATCGACCGCACGCACAAGGCGGCGCCGATCCGATTTCTCGATTAATCTACTCCTGCCGCGCCGACGATGTCGAAATGGTGTGGGTGAATGGAGTTCAATTATTGTAG
- a CDS encoding TonB-dependent receptor — protein sequence MSIRTIFFYATTFFLLLFSYPLSGTHNALAESAEAYALANADTLARTEDAVQMPTITVEAGRVDKKSAVTFTNLDADEIAKRNAATDLPLVLNNVPGVYSYSEAGNSLGYSYLRIRGFDQSKVSVMINGMPLNDPESHLVYWVDLPDIAAGAEDIQVQRGSGGSHLGMSPFGGAVNLVTLRNAQPGLRGEFGFGSWQTRKTGLQYSSGLLANQWSFTGRFSNLSSEGYRDDSWSQLWSAQMSAARIRKNGSDRLNILLGQERLGLAYYGVPMDSIRANPKFNPLSAPVDQVDQFSQPHFQWLSQENLAPNLKYSHTLYLSQGKGSYIQWKPDRELADYGIGPVTVKSSTGSDSLVTNGDIVREKWVAMLQTGWLPRMEYNAAWGDLFGELELRKNNANHWGVVNWSSISAPGVPPQPEYYRWVGVKEYFGIAVNAQWHATPKLLVSPGLSVRRISYDIDQKLGLNSQLYPGYNTSANWTFLLPRLGVVYDFGNFGLGRLSIARSAREPAQSQLFEAGDGGTPQFRSQNGNTWEDPLAEPEELTSIELGFRHEKKEQYRFDVSVYYNLFQNEIIPVGGLNDLGEPRLGNAKSSYQLGFELDGAMKLPMGLLAKGNFSYAQAKFSDYMVYDQQLDANWSQTGTKATKLNGNAVPNIPSILTSGTLEYRNDGFELWSTVRYVGKIVLNNRGDSDYSLPPFSVTSVGWRYKLPDVLAIGLQLDARVENLFDRSYASSGYFYEYASPDGIVTVNEFYPGAPRNYWFGFNIRM from the coding sequence ATGTCGATTCGTACTATTTTTTTCTACGCAACCACTTTCTTTTTGCTTCTATTCTCATACCCGCTCAGCGGTACCCACAATGCTTTAGCGGAAAGCGCCGAGGCATACGCGCTCGCTAATGCCGATACTTTGGCAAGAACCGAAGACGCGGTACAGATGCCTACCATAACGGTCGAGGCAGGTCGCGTCGATAAAAAATCCGCGGTTACCTTCACCAACCTCGATGCCGACGAGATTGCCAAACGAAATGCCGCAACCGATTTACCGTTGGTATTGAACAATGTTCCTGGCGTGTATAGTTACTCGGAAGCGGGGAACTCTCTTGGGTACAGCTATCTTCGCATTCGCGGTTTCGATCAATCGAAAGTTTCCGTGATGATAAACGGGATGCCGCTTAACGACCCGGAATCGCATTTGGTGTATTGGGTCGATCTCCCCGATATCGCAGCCGGTGCCGAAGATATCCAAGTGCAGCGCGGTTCCGGCGGCAGTCACCTCGGAATGTCCCCCTTCGGCGGCGCAGTGAATTTAGTCACGCTACGTAATGCTCAACCCGGTCTCCGCGGTGAATTTGGCTTTGGTTCATGGCAAACCCGAAAGACCGGATTGCAATATTCCAGTGGATTACTGGCAAACCAATGGTCGTTCACCGGACGTTTCTCGAACTTGTCGAGTGAAGGCTACCGCGACGATAGTTGGTCGCAATTGTGGAGCGCGCAAATGAGCGCCGCCCGTATCCGTAAGAATGGTTCCGACCGCTTGAACATTCTCTTGGGACAAGAGCGGCTTGGGCTTGCATATTATGGCGTTCCGATGGATAGCATTCGTGCCAATCCAAAGTTTAATCCGCTGAGCGCACCCGTCGACCAAGTCGATCAATTTTCGCAACCCCATTTTCAATGGCTGTCGCAAGAGAATTTAGCACCGAATCTCAAGTATTCGCATACGCTCTACCTTTCGCAAGGCAAGGGGAGCTACATCCAGTGGAAACCGGATCGGGAACTTGCCGATTACGGGATTGGACCGGTGACAGTAAAATCGAGTACCGGCTCCGATTCGTTGGTCACAAATGGCGACATCGTCCGGGAGAAATGGGTTGCGATGTTGCAGACCGGTTGGCTCCCGCGCATGGAGTACAATGCGGCGTGGGGCGATTTGTTTGGCGAGTTGGAATTGCGGAAGAATAATGCGAACCATTGGGGTGTAGTGAATTGGTCGTCGATTTCCGCTCCCGGCGTTCCGCCACAACCGGAGTATTATCGCTGGGTTGGCGTCAAAGAGTATTTCGGAATCGCAGTAAATGCGCAATGGCACGCAACGCCCAAGCTGTTGGTTTCGCCGGGACTTTCGGTGCGACGCATTTCGTATGACATCGATCAGAAATTGGGTTTGAACTCGCAATTGTATCCGGGATACAACACCTCGGCGAATTGGACTTTCCTGTTGCCGCGACTGGGAGTGGTATACGACTTCGGGAACTTTGGATTAGGAAGATTGAGTATTGCCCGCAGCGCTCGCGAACCAGCGCAATCACAACTGTTTGAAGCAGGCGATGGCGGAACACCGCAGTTCCGTTCCCAAAATGGGAACACATGGGAAGATCCCTTGGCGGAACCGGAGGAATTGACTTCTATCGAATTGGGATTTCGTCATGAAAAGAAAGAGCAGTATCGATTCGATGTATCGGTGTACTACAATCTCTTCCAGAATGAGATTATCCCGGTGGGTGGATTAAACGATTTGGGTGAGCCGCGGTTAGGGAACGCGAAATCGTCCTATCAGTTAGGATTTGAGCTCGATGGCGCAATGAAATTACCGATGGGATTGCTAGCCAAAGGGAATTTTTCGTATGCCCAAGCGAAGTTCAGCGACTATATGGTCTACGATCAGCAACTCGATGCGAATTGGTCGCAGACTGGTACAAAAGCAACGAAACTCAATGGGAACGCCGTTCCGAACATTCCATCGATCTTGACTTCGGGAACGCTCGAATATCGTAACGATGGGTTCGAGTTGTGGTCGACCGTTCGTTACGTCGGTAAAATCGTGTTAAACAATCGAGGCGATTCCGATTATTCATTGCCGCCGTTTAGTGTAACCAGCGTCGGTTGGCGTTACAAATTACCCGATGTACTTGCCATCGGATTACAACTCGACGCCCGGGTGGAAAATCTCTTCGACCGCAGCTACGCCTCATCGGGATATTTTTACGAATACGCGAGTCCCGATGGTATCGTAACGGTCAATGAATTCTATCCCGGCGCACCGCGGAATTATTGGTTCGGATTCAATATCCGCATGTAG
- a CDS encoding ferritin-like domain-containing protein, which yields MGTRGREIIGMDVDHLLDLLNRAYASEWLAYYQYWLGAKLIKGPMKDAVAAELNLHATEELAHAQLLAARIIQLGGTPALTPVSWEQLSPCKYDSPADPYVAVLLDQNIAGEQCAISTYKALMDATKDKDMITYNLALTILEQEVEHEEDLQGLREDLDMMVERGNR from the coding sequence ATGGGAACACGTGGCCGTGAAATCATCGGGATGGATGTCGATCATCTTCTCGATTTACTGAATCGGGCGTATGCCAGCGAATGGTTGGCATACTATCAATACTGGCTCGGCGCAAAACTCATAAAGGGTCCGATGAAAGATGCGGTGGCTGCCGAGTTGAACCTCCACGCAACTGAGGAACTGGCTCATGCGCAACTATTAGCTGCCCGCATCATTCAATTGGGCGGCACTCCGGCATTAACACCGGTTAGCTGGGAGCAGCTCAGTCCGTGTAAGTACGATTCCCCCGCCGATCCGTATGTCGCGGTTCTACTCGACCAAAACATCGCCGGCGAACAATGCGCCATCTCCACCTACAAAGCGTTAATGGACGCGACGAAGGATAAGGACATGATTACGTACAATTTGGCGCTGACCATACTTGAGCAGGAAGTTGAGCATGAGGAAGACCTGCAAGGGCTACGTGAAGACCTCGATATGATGGTCGAGCGCGGGAATCGTTAA